The Kitasatospora sp. NBC_00374 genome has a segment encoding these proteins:
- a CDS encoding DUF3151 domain-containing protein, with product MSIHENLLGGPPPTHLPAETGPLELLASGATPAEVAAKFPTSSLAWAQLADDAFVAGRTVESYAYARTGYHRGLDALRRAGWKGHGPVPWEHEPNRGFLRALHALARAAGAIEEKDEFERCTQFLRDSSPTAADTLG from the coding sequence ATGAGCATTCACGAGAACCTGCTCGGCGGACCGCCGCCGACCCACCTGCCGGCCGAGACCGGCCCGCTGGAGCTGCTGGCCTCGGGTGCCACACCCGCCGAGGTCGCGGCCAAGTTCCCGACCTCCTCGCTCGCCTGGGCCCAGCTCGCCGACGACGCCTTCGTGGCCGGCCGGACCGTCGAGTCCTACGCCTACGCCCGTACCGGTTACCACCGCGGCCTGGACGCGCTGCGCCGGGCCGGCTGGAAGGGCCACGGCCCGGTGCCGTGGGAGCACGAGCCGAACCGCGGCTTCCTGCGCGCCCTGCACGCCCTGGCCCGCGCGGCCGGCGCGATCGAGGAGAAGGACGAGTTCGAGCGCTGCACGCAGTTCCTGCGCGACTCCTCGCCGACCGCCGCCGACACCCTCGGCTGA
- a CDS encoding DedA family protein encodes MDTFNQLAVNVLDAKSLISSLGAIGLLAIIFAETGLLVGFFFPGDSLLILAGVAASGAASSVLGEGARLPIAVLLIGAPICAVAGAQLGHFLGARFGPKLFDKPESKIFRRDFVVKAEEYFEKFGPAKAVVIARFIPVVRTFLNPVAGTLEMPAKTFFVWNVVGGVLWTESMLLIGYFTGDSLAPVIDKYLIPAMALIILVSISPIIFEVLRERKKKRNGAAVEFDEEQQHSVAGGRHRKG; translated from the coding sequence GTGGACACCTTCAACCAGCTCGCCGTCAATGTGCTCGATGCGAAGTCGCTGATCTCGTCTCTCGGCGCCATCGGACTGCTCGCGATCATCTTCGCCGAGACCGGCCTGCTGGTCGGGTTCTTCTTCCCCGGTGACTCCCTGCTGATCCTGGCCGGTGTGGCCGCCTCCGGCGCTGCCTCCTCGGTGCTCGGGGAGGGGGCCCGGCTGCCGATCGCGGTGCTGCTGATCGGTGCCCCGATCTGCGCCGTCGCCGGGGCACAGCTCGGCCACTTCCTCGGGGCGAGGTTCGGTCCGAAGCTCTTCGACAAGCCGGAGTCCAAGATCTTCCGGCGCGACTTCGTGGTGAAGGCCGAGGAGTACTTCGAGAAGTTCGGCCCGGCCAAGGCCGTGGTGATCGCGCGCTTCATCCCGGTCGTCCGCACCTTCCTGAACCCGGTGGCCGGCACCCTGGAGATGCCCGCGAAGACCTTCTTCGTCTGGAACGTGGTCGGTGGTGTGCTGTGGACCGAGTCCATGCTGCTGATCGGCTACTTCACCGGTGACTCGCTGGCCCCGGTGATCGACAAGTACCTGATCCCGGCGATGGCGCTGATCATCCTGGTCTCGATCTCGCCGATCATCTTCGAGGTGCTGCGGGAGCGGAAGAAGAAGAGGAACGGCGCGGCCGTCGAGTTCGACGAGGAGCAGCAGCACTCGGTGGCCGGCGGTCGCCACCGCAAGGGCTGA
- the fbaA gene encoding class II fructose-bisphosphate aldolase yields the protein MPIATPEVYNEMLDRAKAGKFAYPAINVTSSQTLHAALRGFAEAESDGIIQISTGGAEFLGGQHSKDMVTGAVALAEFAHIVAAKYDVTVALHTDHCPKDKLDGYVRPLLAISAERVAQGRNPLFQSHMWDGSAETLADNLAIGKELLAQAVAAKIILEVEITPTGGEEDGVSHEINDELYTTVNDAVRTAEALGLGEQGRYLLAASFGNVHGVYKPGNVVLKPELLRELQDAIGKQYGKTDPFDFVFHGGSGSTAEEIATALENGVVKMNLDTDTQYAFTRPVVDHMFRNYDGVLKVDGEVGKKNTYDPRTWGKLAEAGMAARVLEAAQQLRSAGNRIK from the coding sequence ATGCCCATCGCAACTCCCGAGGTCTACAACGAGATGCTCGACCGGGCCAAGGCGGGCAAGTTCGCCTACCCGGCCATCAACGTCACCTCGTCGCAGACGCTGCACGCCGCACTGCGCGGCTTCGCCGAGGCCGAGAGCGACGGCATCATCCAGATCTCCACGGGTGGCGCGGAGTTCCTGGGTGGCCAGCACAGCAAGGACATGGTGACCGGCGCCGTCGCGCTCGCCGAGTTCGCGCACATCGTGGCCGCCAAGTACGACGTCACCGTGGCTCTGCACACCGACCACTGCCCGAAGGACAAGCTGGACGGCTACGTCCGCCCGCTGCTGGCGATCTCCGCCGAGCGCGTCGCCCAGGGCCGGAACCCGCTGTTCCAGTCGCACATGTGGGACGGCTCCGCCGAGACCCTGGCCGACAACCTCGCCATCGGCAAGGAGCTGCTGGCCCAGGCCGTCGCCGCCAAGATCATCCTTGAGGTCGAGATCACCCCGACCGGCGGCGAGGAGGACGGGGTCTCGCACGAGATCAACGACGAGCTGTACACCACCGTCAACGACGCCGTCCGCACCGCCGAGGCCCTCGGCCTGGGCGAGCAGGGCCGCTACCTGCTGGCCGCGTCCTTCGGCAACGTGCACGGCGTCTACAAGCCGGGCAACGTCGTGCTGAAGCCGGAGCTGCTGCGCGAGCTGCAGGACGCGATCGGCAAGCAGTACGGCAAGACCGACCCGTTCGACTTCGTCTTCCACGGCGGCTCGGGCTCCACCGCCGAGGAGATCGCCACCGCGCTGGAGAACGGCGTCGTGAAGATGAACCTCGACACCGACACCCAGTACGCCTTCACCCGCCCCGTCGTGGACCACATGTTCCGCAACTACGACGGTGTGCTGAAGGTCGACGGCGAGGTCGGCAAGAAGAACACCTACGACCCCCGCACCTGGGGCAAGCTCGCCGAGGCCGGCATGGCCGCGCGCGTGCTCGAGGCCGCCCAGCAGCTGCGCTCCGCGGGCAACCGCATCAAGTAG
- a CDS encoding alkyl/aryl-sulfatase, with amino-acid sequence MTTLPFEDTEDFSDAERGLVDTLSPAVVTAADGRVVWDNDAYAFLDRDCPATAHPSLWRQGQLAAKQGLFEVTEGIYQVRGLDLSNMTLVEGDRGVIVIDPLISAETAAAALALYRRNRGDRPVTGLIYTHSHGDHFGGARGVLPHGHEPVPVLAPAGFLEHAVSENIYAGTAMARRAVYMYGAQLPKAPDGQIGCGLGMTTSTGTITLVPPTVDITRTGQEEVLDGVRIVFQLTPGTEAPAEMNFHFPQHRALCLAENATHNMHNVLTLRGAVVRDARVWAHYLDEALQLFGASSDVSFASHHWPTWGAEKIAGHLTRQRDLYAYLHDQSLRLLNRGLTGPEIAEEIKLPPALERSWALRGYYGSLSHNVKAVYQRYMGWYDGNPANLWPHPPVAQAKRYVDVLGGIEATVAKAQGYADTGDLRFAATLLDHAVFAEPGHRPARDALAAVYDRLGHGAENGTWRNFYLTAAMELRGTLATVDLDPANPEMAAALTVDQLIDSIAIRVDGPRAWDAALTIDLRVTDQRRDWRLTLSNGALTHRSAPAGRPLGDGPAALTLTLTRPQLLALLAGAEPDGVEHSGDPSALATLISYLDTPETDFPIVTP; translated from the coding sequence ATGACGACGCTCCCCTTCGAGGACACCGAAGACTTCTCCGACGCCGAGCGCGGGCTCGTCGACACCCTCTCCCCCGCGGTCGTCACCGCCGCCGACGGCCGGGTGGTCTGGGACAACGACGCCTACGCGTTCCTCGATCGGGACTGCCCCGCGACCGCCCACCCCAGCCTGTGGCGCCAGGGGCAGCTGGCGGCCAAGCAGGGCCTGTTCGAGGTCACCGAGGGGATCTACCAGGTCCGCGGGCTCGACCTCTCCAACATGACCCTGGTCGAGGGCGACCGCGGCGTGATCGTCATCGACCCGCTGATCTCCGCCGAGACGGCCGCCGCCGCGCTCGCGCTCTACCGCCGCAACCGCGGCGACCGGCCGGTCACCGGCCTGATCTACACCCACTCGCACGGCGACCACTTCGGCGGTGCCCGCGGCGTCCTGCCGCACGGCCACGAGCCGGTTCCGGTCCTCGCACCGGCCGGGTTCCTGGAGCACGCCGTCAGCGAGAACATCTACGCCGGCACCGCGATGGCCCGGCGCGCGGTCTACATGTACGGCGCCCAGCTGCCGAAGGCGCCGGACGGCCAGATCGGCTGCGGCCTCGGCATGACCACCTCCACCGGCACCATCACCCTCGTCCCGCCCACCGTGGACATCACCCGCACCGGGCAGGAAGAGGTGCTCGACGGGGTGCGGATCGTCTTCCAGCTCACCCCCGGCACCGAGGCCCCGGCGGAGATGAACTTCCACTTCCCGCAGCACCGGGCCCTGTGCCTGGCCGAGAACGCCACCCACAACATGCACAACGTGCTCACCCTGCGCGGCGCGGTGGTCCGCGACGCGCGGGTGTGGGCGCACTACCTCGACGAGGCGCTCCAGCTGTTCGGCGCCTCCTCCGACGTCTCCTTCGCCTCGCACCACTGGCCGACCTGGGGCGCCGAGAAGATCGCCGGCCACCTCACCCGGCAGCGCGACCTCTACGCCTACCTGCACGACCAGAGCCTGCGGCTGCTCAACCGGGGCCTCACCGGCCCGGAGATCGCCGAGGAGATCAAGCTGCCGCCGGCGCTGGAGCGCTCCTGGGCCCTGCGCGGCTACTACGGCTCGCTCAGCCACAACGTCAAGGCGGTCTACCAGCGCTACATGGGCTGGTACGACGGCAACCCGGCCAATCTCTGGCCGCACCCGCCGGTGGCCCAGGCGAAGCGGTACGTGGACGTGCTCGGCGGCATCGAGGCGACCGTCGCCAAGGCCCAGGGGTACGCGGACACCGGCGACCTGCGGTTCGCCGCGACCCTGCTCGACCACGCGGTCTTCGCCGAACCCGGCCACCGCCCCGCCCGGGACGCCCTGGCGGCCGTCTACGACCGGCTCGGCCACGGCGCCGAGAACGGCACCTGGCGCAACTTCTACCTGACCGCCGCCATGGAGCTGCGCGGGACGCTCGCCACCGTCGACCTCGACCCCGCCAACCCGGAGATGGCGGCGGCCCTCACCGTCGACCAGCTGATCGACTCGATCGCGATCCGGGTGGACGGTCCGCGGGCCTGGGACGCCGCACTCACCATCGACCTGCGGGTCACCGACCAGCGGCGCGACTGGCGGCTGACCCTCTCCAACGGCGCGCTGACCCACCGCAGCGCCCCCGCCGGGCGGCCGCTCGGCGACGGTCCCGCCGCCCTCACGCTCACCCTCACCCGACCTCAGCTGCTCGCCCTGCTCGCGGGCGCCGAACCGGACGGCGTCGAACACAGCGGCGACCCCAGCGCGCTGGCCACCCTGATCTCCTACCTGGACACCCCGGAGACCGACTTCCCGATCGTCACGCCCTGA